In Populus alba chromosome 1, ASM523922v2, whole genome shotgun sequence, a single window of DNA contains:
- the LOC118034886 gene encoding protein FLUORESCENT IN BLUE LIGHT, chloroplastic isoform X1: MAVIIRCSSCFSSPPSSDHIISPKAHLPAGKLASLLFRARKFTSSSGDASSILSASRRKLPGSESVHIRPASEGHLNTVQVPPVCDQFLELLSAHQGNMQLRSSAMAFLVTNALMWTTPFEALAETCEADSSIFNMPLLLFVALVGATVGGLLARQRKGELQRLNEQLRQINAALRRQAKIESYAPTLSYAPVGSRILESEVIVDPRKEELISRLKVGKNFLRNQDPEKAFVEFKSALELAQNLKDPTEEKKAARGLGASLQRQGKLQEAIKYHSTVLAISKREGEESGNTEAYGAIADCYTELGDLEQAAKFYDKYIARLETD, from the exons atggcagtgATAATCCGATGCAGCTCTTGCTTCTCTTCTCCACCCTCCTCCGATCACATCATCTCCCCCAAAGCCCATCTTCCAGCTG GAAAATTGGCATCTCTTCTGTTTAGAGCACGGAAGTTTACATCATCATCCGGAGATGCTTCAAGTATACTATCTGCTTCTCGCCGTAAGTTGCCAGGCAGCGAAAGTGTGCACATAAGGCCTGCATCAGAAGGGCATCTGAACACTGTTCAAGTACCGCCTGTTTGTGACCAATTTCTTGAACTATTGTCTGCTCATCAG GGAAACATGCAATTGAGATCCTCAGCAATGGCTTTTCTTGTTACTAATGCCTTGATGTGGACTACCCCTTTTGAAGCTTTAGCTGAAACATGTGAGGCAGATAGCTCTATCTTCAACATGCCTTTGCTGTTATTTGTGGCCCTTGTAGGGGCCACTGTTGGAG GGTTGCTTGCACGGCAGAGGAAAGGGGAATTGCAGCGGCTGAATGAGCAATTACGCCAGATCAATGCAGCTCTAAGAAGGCAAGCCAAGATCGAGTCCTATGCCCCCACCTTGAGCTATGCTCCTGTTGGTAGTAGAATACTAGAGAGTGAAGTGATTGTTGATCCAAGGAAGGAGGAGTTGATTTCTCGATTGAAAGTTGGAAAGAATTTTTTGCGGAATCAAGATCCAGAGAAGGCATTTGTGGAGTTTAAGTCAGCTCTTGAGCTTGCTCAGAACCTGAAGGATCcaacagaggagaagaaggctGCAAGAGGTTTAG GAGCCTCACTGCAAAGGCAGGGTAAACTTCAAGAAGCTATTAAATATCACTCTACGGTTCTTGCAATCTCcaagagagaaggagaggaatCCGGAAACACGGAGGCTTATGGAGCCATAGCGGATTGCTACACTGAACTTGGTGATCTCGAGCAAGCTGCCAAATTTTATGACAAATATATCGCAAGGTTGGAAACAGACTGA
- the LOC118034886 gene encoding protein FLUORESCENT IN BLUE LIGHT, chloroplastic isoform X2, with protein MMGNMQLRSSAMAFLVTNALMWTTPFEALAETCEADSSIFNMPLLLFVALVGATVGGLLARQRKGELQRLNEQLRQINAALRRQAKIESYAPTLSYAPVGSRILESEVIVDPRKEELISRLKVGKNFLRNQDPEKAFVEFKSALELAQNLKDPTEEKKAARGLGASLQRQGKLQEAIKYHSTVLAISKREGEESGNTEAYGAIADCYTELGDLEQAAKFYDKYIARLETD; from the exons ATGATG GGAAACATGCAATTGAGATCCTCAGCAATGGCTTTTCTTGTTACTAATGCCTTGATGTGGACTACCCCTTTTGAAGCTTTAGCTGAAACATGTGAGGCAGATAGCTCTATCTTCAACATGCCTTTGCTGTTATTTGTGGCCCTTGTAGGGGCCACTGTTGGAG GGTTGCTTGCACGGCAGAGGAAAGGGGAATTGCAGCGGCTGAATGAGCAATTACGCCAGATCAATGCAGCTCTAAGAAGGCAAGCCAAGATCGAGTCCTATGCCCCCACCTTGAGCTATGCTCCTGTTGGTAGTAGAATACTAGAGAGTGAAGTGATTGTTGATCCAAGGAAGGAGGAGTTGATTTCTCGATTGAAAGTTGGAAAGAATTTTTTGCGGAATCAAGATCCAGAGAAGGCATTTGTGGAGTTTAAGTCAGCTCTTGAGCTTGCTCAGAACCTGAAGGATCcaacagaggagaagaaggctGCAAGAGGTTTAG GAGCCTCACTGCAAAGGCAGGGTAAACTTCAAGAAGCTATTAAATATCACTCTACGGTTCTTGCAATCTCcaagagagaaggagaggaatCCGGAAACACGGAGGCTTATGGAGCCATAGCGGATTGCTACACTGAACTTGGTGATCTCGAGCAAGCTGCCAAATTTTATGACAAATATATCGCAAGGTTGGAAACAGACTGA